The proteins below are encoded in one region of Flammeovirga kamogawensis:
- a CDS encoding iron-sulfur cluster biosynthesis family protein: protein MNFIKSELFLVLCLFCLLNSCATKEEEHFNSIPKLSIQEIDFLRGNSVIKINTSGSWKNSLRIKEIELFNGTESLGKQSKNISGIYSIPFDSKILPEGINQLTAVAILEGVSSLKENSITIDFDVEVDNYIPNIFIENGYIESKNRSNKFSLGDKSSGNYVETFISNYTINFVLLNKYGDVISEVSPSKSFVGTPKGLLIPEKSTDRNFFLSTLTHYLIKTKRVFNGETITTSEVIENIDSKEIVSNAVVGFNYEIKKPKTDLNDLITVTVGYPLELDKEVENDFNSIGDFTKEEKYNHVYYTMKVKKRSAKDKWLNHFYSKREDGSYAFIVTSLINNQDTLVIKKSDYTMNTSSQIITFNNSSSLSEMYTYYGQISSELDTFNIGNIVSSINNKNMILSGLKVLNATYIKSIITKTCTSNNFISKVRYNGGKLPIDISKEPYLDNVNTIDYNSTKVSSKLNIDKKNLNSQITINFENKEEGNVVHKLSHKIEYHDNTLSDFNYRTALENTSLNKLYFDDLKSRQVTGITTVTEALASDPNYIYYDYYLKL from the coding sequence ATGAATTTTATTAAATCAGAACTTTTTTTAGTTCTTTGTCTTTTTTGCCTACTCAATAGTTGTGCAACAAAAGAAGAAGAGCATTTTAACAGCATTCCTAAATTATCAATTCAAGAAATTGATTTTTTAAGAGGAAATTCAGTCATCAAAATTAATACATCAGGAAGTTGGAAAAATAGCCTTCGCATTAAAGAAATAGAACTTTTTAATGGAACTGAAAGTTTAGGGAAACAATCAAAAAACATCTCTGGTATTTATTCAATTCCTTTTGATTCTAAAATATTACCCGAGGGTATAAATCAATTAACTGCAGTTGCTATTTTAGAAGGCGTATCGTCTTTAAAAGAGAACTCTATTACAATTGATTTTGACGTAGAAGTCGATAACTATATCCCTAATATTTTTATTGAAAATGGTTATATAGAAAGTAAAAATCGATCTAATAAATTTTCACTTGGAGATAAATCGTCTGGAAACTATGTAGAAACGTTTATTTCAAATTATACTATTAATTTTGTACTACTTAATAAGTATGGTGATGTTATTTCAGAAGTTAGTCCTTCGAAATCTTTTGTAGGTACTCCAAAAGGATTATTGATACCCGAAAAAAGTACTGATCGAAATTTCTTTTTAAGTACTTTAACGCATTATTTAATTAAAACTAAGAGAGTTTTTAATGGGGAAACGATAACAACTAGTGAAGTTATTGAGAATATAGATTCAAAAGAAATTGTTTCTAATGCTGTAGTAGGATTTAATTATGAAATCAAAAAACCAAAAACAGACTTAAATGATTTAATAACAGTTACTGTTGGATATCCTTTAGAACTTGATAAAGAAGTTGAAAACGATTTTAATAGTATAGGAGATTTTACGAAAGAAGAAAAATATAATCACGTATACTACACCATGAAAGTAAAAAAGAGGTCTGCTAAGGATAAATGGTTAAATCACTTTTACTCTAAAAGAGAAGATGGTTCTTACGCTTTTATTGTTACAAGTTTAATAAATAATCAGGATACTTTAGTTATAAAAAAATCTGATTACACAATGAATACATCTTCTCAAATTATAACTTTTAATAACTCAAGTTCACTATCTGAAATGTATACATATTATGGTCAAATTAGTTCAGAATTAGATACTTTTAATATAGGCAATATTGTGTCTTCAATTAATAATAAGAATATGATTCTTTCAGGTCTCAAAGTTTTAAATGCAACATATATTAAATCAATAATTACGAAGACATGCACATCTAATAATTTTATATCAAAGGTTAGATATAATGGTGGTAAGTTACCCATAGATATATCTAAAGAACCTTATTTAGACAATGTGAATACTATAGACTATAATTCAACTAAAGTTTCTTCAAAGCTAAATATTGATAAAAAGAATTTGAATAGTCAGATAACCATTAATTTTGAAAACAAAGAAGAAGGGAATGTTGTACATAAATTATCTCATAAAATAGAATATCATGATAATACACTTTCTGATTTTAACTATAGAACAGCATTAGAAAATACATCACTAAATAAACTGTATTTTGACGATCTAAAATCACGTCAAGTGACTGGAATAACAACAGTAACAGAAGCGTTAGCGTCAGATCCAAATTATATTTATTATGACTATTATTTAAAACTATAA
- a CDS encoding fasciclin domain-containing protein — MKTLNLFKLVMIISLMFTFSACTEDNDDDPTTLPEVEADETIAGIASSTDDFSTLTSALDAANLVSVFQDPAGEYTVFAPTNAAFQSLLDAENGISSFDDISAQGLDKLLKHHVVAGKVYAADLSDGQMVETLAGTMLEVAISNGVVTVGGAQVATADVMASNGVIHVVSSVIVPTEALTIAQIAIGNGSFNSLVGALTTADLVTPFTLPTAEYTVFAPTDAAFEALGDAAANLTQEQLQRVLLHHVVSTEAFSSGLTDGQMIETLAGTKLEVSIANGVVMIGGATVAIADVDALNGVIHAIDQVLLPSTIADQATTAGLTSLLAALERAELTSTFATDGDTKFTVFAPTNDAFSALLTSLNTDLASLDLTTLGTVLNLHVIPSVIMYDDIPVGTTTVTTLGGGTIDVVKAQDGSVTVAGATVVTADVPASNGVVHVIDTVITPSN, encoded by the coding sequence ATGAAAACGCTTAATCTATTTAAACTAGTAATGATCATTTCCCTAATGTTTACATTCAGTGCATGTACTGAAGATAACGATGATGATCCAACAACACTTCCAGAAGTAGAGGCAGACGAAACAATTGCAGGAATTGCTTCTAGTACAGACGACTTTTCTACACTTACTTCAGCACTAGATGCGGCAAATTTAGTAAGTGTATTTCAAGATCCAGCAGGAGAGTATACTGTTTTTGCACCAACAAACGCGGCTTTCCAGAGCTTGTTGGATGCAGAAAACGGTATTTCATCTTTTGATGACATCTCTGCTCAAGGATTAGATAAATTATTAAAGCACCATGTTGTTGCAGGTAAAGTATATGCAGCCGATTTATCAGATGGTCAAATGGTAGAAACATTGGCAGGTACTATGTTAGAGGTAGCTATTTCTAATGGAGTAGTAACTGTAGGTGGAGCTCAAGTAGCTACAGCAGATGTTATGGCAAGTAATGGTGTCATTCATGTAGTTTCTAGTGTAATTGTACCAACAGAGGCACTAACTATTGCTCAAATAGCAATTGGTAACGGAAGTTTTAATTCACTTGTAGGTGCATTAACTACTGCAGATTTGGTAACTCCTTTTACATTACCAACAGCAGAGTATACTGTATTTGCACCAACAGATGCAGCATTTGAAGCTTTAGGAGATGCGGCTGCAAACTTAACTCAAGAGCAACTTCAAAGAGTTTTATTACACCATGTAGTTTCTACAGAAGCATTCTCATCAGGTTTAACAGATGGACAAATGATAGAAACTTTAGCAGGTACTAAATTAGAAGTTTCTATTGCAAACGGTGTTGTAATGATTGGTGGAGCAACTGTAGCAATTGCAGATGTGGATGCATTAAATGGTGTAATCCATGCAATTGATCAAGTATTATTGCCAAGTACAATTGCAGACCAAGCTACAACAGCAGGTTTAACAAGCTTATTAGCAGCATTAGAAAGAGCAGAATTAACATCTACTTTTGCAACTGACGGCGATACTAAGTTTACAGTATTTGCTCCAACAAACGATGCATTCTCAGCATTATTAACCTCATTAAATACAGATTTAGCTTCTTTAGACTTAACTACTTTAGGAACAGTATTAAACTTACATGTTATCCCTTCAGTAATTATGTACGATGACATCCCAGTTGGAACAACTACAGTTACAACTTTAGGTGGAGGAACTATAGATGTTGTAAAAGCACAAGACGGTAGTGTAACAGTGGCAGGTGCTACAGTTGTTACTGCAGATGTTCCTGCAAGTAATGGCGTTGTACATGTAATAGATACTGTAATTACACCATCTAACTAA